Proteins encoded together in one Telopea speciosissima isolate NSW1024214 ecotype Mountain lineage chromosome 4, Tspe_v1, whole genome shotgun sequence window:
- the LOC122658431 gene encoding probable receptor-like serine/threonine-protein kinase At5g57670 isoform X1 → MNSSQIQYLSDSAGAMATPVPANKILIALPLDAEVSKALLLWAIGLVVRPKDSVVAVHILVGKMSKKRHTRLRRAKAFVISMLGEFTEICQFKQVHLEARVGYSSSIGKGLIEEAKSIGADFLLVGGSRNQLQRGSRKVMKYCFEHAPEGCSVVSIGRRGQTHQDSDSDSGSIPSEAGSQGSRSSLSSHGLNKDIHVSKSKPPLWKLFRFKVKRVNYSNKTKYQGNHHSSKETSWGKASPTAVLDGPEEGLQVTEDSFSIGDSSLTESPPLSTRSRDCRRRRHSYIRRSLSTIKLLFPFFHSSLDGIERELDGLSDKEKKPSWRCFSYEEISNATNNFHPDNMVGKGGFAEVYRGDLSDGRTIAVKRLAKDRRNEDKEEEFLIELGIIGHVCHPNTASLIGCCIENGLHLIFNFSPNGTLDEALHGSTSKSLEWSVRYKIAIGVARGLHYLHKCCKRRIIHRDIKALNVLLGPDFEPQIADFGLAKWLPTQWTHHSVVPIEGTFGYLAPEYFMHGIVDEKTDVYAFGILLLEIITGRRPVDSSRQSLLLWAKPLMESADIAELADPKLKGKYEIDEMDRLVLTASYCVRQSSIWRPSMTEVLQILINEHNSEVARSWTIQGYAVDDTEDYSEEIDCWSHSSEIYLHE, encoded by the exons ATGAATTCAAGTCAGATCCAGTATCTTTCTGATTCAGCAGGGGCAATGGCTACTCCTGTTCCTGCTAATAAGATACTCATTGCCCTTCCCCTTGATGCAGAAGTTAGCAAAGCTCTTCTCTTATGGGCAATTGGACTTGTTGTTCGTCCAAAAGACAGCGTTGTCGCCGTTCATATCCTTG tgggCAAGATGTCAAAGAAGCGACACACCCGATTGCGTCGAGCAAAGGCCTTTGTTATATCTATGCTTGGAGAATTCACTGAGATTTGCCAATTTAAGCAG GTGCATCTGGAAGCAAGAGTAGGGTATAGTTCTAGTATTGGGAAAGGTTTAATTGAGGAAGCCAAATCCATTGGAGCTGACTTTCTTCTTGTTGGTGGCTCCCGGAACCAATTACAGAG GGGCTCACGTAAAGTAATGAAGTACTGCTTTGAGCATGCTCCAGAAGGTTGTTCAGTAGTTTCAATTGGGAGGCGTGGACAAACCCATCAAGATTCAGATTCAGATTCAGGGTCTATCCCCTCTGAAG CAGGATCCCAAGGTTCAAGATCAAGTTTGAGCTCACATGGATTGAACAAAGATATTCATGTCAGCAAGAGTAAACCCCCCCTTTGGAAGCTCTTTCGTTTCAAGGTGAAGAGAGTGAACTATTCGAACAAGACTAAGTATCAAGGGAATCATCATTCCTCAAAGGAAACCAGTTGGGGAAAGGCTTCCCCTACAGCTGTTCTTGATGGACCTGAAGAAGGATTGCAAGTCACGGAAGATTCCTTTAGTATTGGGGACTCTAGCCTCACTGAGTCCCCTCCTTTGTCAACTAGGTCTCGAGATTGCAGGCGCCGGCGCCACTCTTACATAAGGAGGTCCCTATCGACAATCAAACTCTTATTTCCATTCTTCCATTCCTCATTGGATGGAATAGAAAGGGAGCTTGATGGTTTATCTGACAAAGAGAAAAAGCCTTCATGGAGGTGTTTCAGCTATGAAGAGATTTCAAATGCAACAAATAATTTCCACCCAG ATAATATGGTTGGTAAAGGAGGGTTTGCCGAAGTGTATAGAGGTGATCTCTCTGATGGGAGAACAATAGCTGTGAAGAGATTAGCAAAGGACAGAAGGAATGAAGACAAGGAGGAAGAGTTCCTCATTGAATTGGGTATTATAGGCCATGTCTGCCATCCTAATACAGCATCTTTGATAGGCTGCTGCATTGAAAATGGTCTCCATCTAATCTTCAACTTCTCTCCAAATGGAACTCTTGATGAAGCATTGCATG GTAGCACCTCCAAGTCACTAGAATGGTCAGTCAGATACAAGATTGCAATAGGAGTTGCAAGGGGTTTGCACTATCTTCACAAATGCTGTAAGCGCCGAATAATTCATCGAGACATAAAAGCCTTAAATGTTCTTCTTGGGCCAGACTTTGAACCACAG ATTGCTGACTTTGGGCTTGCAAAATGGCTTCCTACACAATGGACTCATCACTCTGTTGTTCCAATAGAGGGTACATTTGGATACTTAGCGCCGGAATACTTCATGCATGGAATTGTAGATGAGAAAACTGATGTTTATGCATTTGGAATTCTCCTTTTGGAGATCATAACTGGCCGGAGACCTGTGGACTCATCAAGGCAAAGTCTTCTCCTTTGG GCAAAACCACTTATGGAATCTGCGGACATTGCTGAACTAGCTGATCCAAAACTCAAGGGAAAATATGAAATTGATGAAATGGATAGATTAGTACTGACTGCTTCCTATTGTGTAAGACAGTCCTCAATATGGCGTCCATCGATGACTGAG GTGTTGCAAATTCTAATCAATGAGCACAATTCTGAGGTTGCAAGGAGTTGGACAATACAAGGTTATGCAGTGGATGATACAGAGGATTACAGTGAAGAAATTGACTGCTGGTCTCACTCTAGTGAAATTTATCTACATGAATAG
- the LOC122658431 gene encoding probable receptor-like serine/threonine-protein kinase At5g57670 isoform X2, with translation MNSSQIQYLSDSAGAMATPVPANKILIALPLDAEVSKALLLWAIGLVVRPKDSVVAVHILVGKMSKKRHTRLRRAKAFVISMLGEFTEICQFKQVHLEARVGYSSSIGKGLIEEAKSIGADFLLVGGSRNQLQRGSRKVMKYCFEHAPEGCSVVSIGRRGQTHQDSDSDSGSIPSEGSQGSRSSLSSHGLNKDIHVSKSKPPLWKLFRFKVKRVNYSNKTKYQGNHHSSKETSWGKASPTAVLDGPEEGLQVTEDSFSIGDSSLTESPPLSTRSRDCRRRRHSYIRRSLSTIKLLFPFFHSSLDGIERELDGLSDKEKKPSWRCFSYEEISNATNNFHPDNMVGKGGFAEVYRGDLSDGRTIAVKRLAKDRRNEDKEEEFLIELGIIGHVCHPNTASLIGCCIENGLHLIFNFSPNGTLDEALHGSTSKSLEWSVRYKIAIGVARGLHYLHKCCKRRIIHRDIKALNVLLGPDFEPQIADFGLAKWLPTQWTHHSVVPIEGTFGYLAPEYFMHGIVDEKTDVYAFGILLLEIITGRRPVDSSRQSLLLWAKPLMESADIAELADPKLKGKYEIDEMDRLVLTASYCVRQSSIWRPSMTEVLQILINEHNSEVARSWTIQGYAVDDTEDYSEEIDCWSHSSEIYLHE, from the exons ATGAATTCAAGTCAGATCCAGTATCTTTCTGATTCAGCAGGGGCAATGGCTACTCCTGTTCCTGCTAATAAGATACTCATTGCCCTTCCCCTTGATGCAGAAGTTAGCAAAGCTCTTCTCTTATGGGCAATTGGACTTGTTGTTCGTCCAAAAGACAGCGTTGTCGCCGTTCATATCCTTG tgggCAAGATGTCAAAGAAGCGACACACCCGATTGCGTCGAGCAAAGGCCTTTGTTATATCTATGCTTGGAGAATTCACTGAGATTTGCCAATTTAAGCAG GTGCATCTGGAAGCAAGAGTAGGGTATAGTTCTAGTATTGGGAAAGGTTTAATTGAGGAAGCCAAATCCATTGGAGCTGACTTTCTTCTTGTTGGTGGCTCCCGGAACCAATTACAGAG GGGCTCACGTAAAGTAATGAAGTACTGCTTTGAGCATGCTCCAGAAGGTTGTTCAGTAGTTTCAATTGGGAGGCGTGGACAAACCCATCAAGATTCAGATTCAGATTCAGGGTCTATCCCCTCTGAAG GATCCCAAGGTTCAAGATCAAGTTTGAGCTCACATGGATTGAACAAAGATATTCATGTCAGCAAGAGTAAACCCCCCCTTTGGAAGCTCTTTCGTTTCAAGGTGAAGAGAGTGAACTATTCGAACAAGACTAAGTATCAAGGGAATCATCATTCCTCAAAGGAAACCAGTTGGGGAAAGGCTTCCCCTACAGCTGTTCTTGATGGACCTGAAGAAGGATTGCAAGTCACGGAAGATTCCTTTAGTATTGGGGACTCTAGCCTCACTGAGTCCCCTCCTTTGTCAACTAGGTCTCGAGATTGCAGGCGCCGGCGCCACTCTTACATAAGGAGGTCCCTATCGACAATCAAACTCTTATTTCCATTCTTCCATTCCTCATTGGATGGAATAGAAAGGGAGCTTGATGGTTTATCTGACAAAGAGAAAAAGCCTTCATGGAGGTGTTTCAGCTATGAAGAGATTTCAAATGCAACAAATAATTTCCACCCAG ATAATATGGTTGGTAAAGGAGGGTTTGCCGAAGTGTATAGAGGTGATCTCTCTGATGGGAGAACAATAGCTGTGAAGAGATTAGCAAAGGACAGAAGGAATGAAGACAAGGAGGAAGAGTTCCTCATTGAATTGGGTATTATAGGCCATGTCTGCCATCCTAATACAGCATCTTTGATAGGCTGCTGCATTGAAAATGGTCTCCATCTAATCTTCAACTTCTCTCCAAATGGAACTCTTGATGAAGCATTGCATG GTAGCACCTCCAAGTCACTAGAATGGTCAGTCAGATACAAGATTGCAATAGGAGTTGCAAGGGGTTTGCACTATCTTCACAAATGCTGTAAGCGCCGAATAATTCATCGAGACATAAAAGCCTTAAATGTTCTTCTTGGGCCAGACTTTGAACCACAG ATTGCTGACTTTGGGCTTGCAAAATGGCTTCCTACACAATGGACTCATCACTCTGTTGTTCCAATAGAGGGTACATTTGGATACTTAGCGCCGGAATACTTCATGCATGGAATTGTAGATGAGAAAACTGATGTTTATGCATTTGGAATTCTCCTTTTGGAGATCATAACTGGCCGGAGACCTGTGGACTCATCAAGGCAAAGTCTTCTCCTTTGG GCAAAACCACTTATGGAATCTGCGGACATTGCTGAACTAGCTGATCCAAAACTCAAGGGAAAATATGAAATTGATGAAATGGATAGATTAGTACTGACTGCTTCCTATTGTGTAAGACAGTCCTCAATATGGCGTCCATCGATGACTGAG GTGTTGCAAATTCTAATCAATGAGCACAATTCTGAGGTTGCAAGGAGTTGGACAATACAAGGTTATGCAGTGGATGATACAGAGGATTACAGTGAAGAAATTGACTGCTGGTCTCACTCTAGTGAAATTTATCTACATGAATAG